In Sander lucioperca isolate FBNREF2018 chromosome 21, SLUC_FBN_1.2, whole genome shotgun sequence, the following proteins share a genomic window:
- the stk17al gene encoding serine/threonine kinase 17a like, which yields MLDSAKMSKNGMVTKIHTRIRSDPFTANYDLVGRELLGRGKFAVVKKCIEKATGKQWAAKFLRKRRKGEDCRMDILNEIAVLESAKANPYVVALHEVYETNNEIILVLECAAGGEIFNQCVADSDEAFTEKDVIRLAKQILNGVAFLHRNNVVHLDLKPQNILLTSARPLGDIRIVDFGLSRRMDKIIEVREILGTPEYVAPEILNYEPISTATDMWSIGVLTYVMLTGESPFLGDEKQQTFLNISQVNVDYSQDTFEGISSLAVDFIKSLLVKNPRKRATAEECLNHPWLNSLPHPNSHPHLHTRSASSLDEPEMSQSESEPESPVTSPELDLIGSYLTCPGQGGLKTGRDTFSFSEPPFPTRPEIKQELIC from the exons ATGCTAGATTCAGCAAAGATGAGCAAGAACGGAATGGTGACAAAGATCCACACGAGAATAAGATCTGACCCGTTCACGGCCAATTACGATCTGGTCGGAAGAGAACTTCTGGGCAG GGGAAAGTTTGCGGTGGTAAAAAAGTGCATTGAGAAGGCAACAGGGAAGCAGTGGGCTGCCAAGTTTCTGCGAAAGCGACGGAAGGGTGAGGACTGCCGCATGGACATCTTAAACGAGATCGCCGTGCTGGAGTCAGCCAAGGCAAACCCCTATGTGGTTGCTCTGCATGAGGTCTACGAAACCAACAACGAAATCATCCTCGTTCTGGAGTG CGCTGCCGGTGGTGAAATCTTCAACCAATGTGTTGCTGATAGCGATGAGGCCTTTACTGAGAAAGATGTAATCCGGCTGGCCAAGCAGATCCTGAATGGAGTGGCCTTCCTACATCGGAACAATGTGGTGCATCTGGATCTGAAA CCCCAGAACATCTTGCTGACCTCTGCTAGACCTCTGGGGGACATTCGCATTGTGGACTTTGGCTTATCCAGACGCATGGACAAAATCATAGAAGTCAGGGAGATCCTGGGTACCCCAGAGTATGTTG CACCAGAGATCCTGAACTATGAACCCATTAGCACTGCAACGGACATGTG GAGTATCGGGGTCCTGACCTATGTCATGCTGACGGGCGAGTCTCCCTTTCTGGGTGACGAAAAGCAGCAGACATTCCTCAACATCTCCCAAGTCAACGTAGACTACTCGCAGGACACATTCGAGGGGATCTCCTCCCTGGCTGTTGACTTCATCAAGTCCTTGTTGGTTAAAAACCCCAG gAAGAGAGCCACTGCAGAAGAATGCCTCAACCACCCCTGGCTGAACTCACTCCCCCATCCCAACTCCCACCCGCACCTCCACACCAGGTCGGCCTCCTCCCTGGACGAGCCGGAGATGAGCCAATCGGAGTCAGAGCCCGAGAGCCCGGTTACCTCCCCCGAGCTGGACTTGATCGGTTCATACCTCACGTGCCCGGGCCAGggtgggctgaagacaggccgTGACACCTTCTCCTTCAGCGAGCCCCCCTTTCCCACGCGGCCTGAGATAAAGCAGGAACTGATCTGCTGA